In Prionailurus viverrinus isolate Anna chromosome C2, UM_Priviv_1.0, whole genome shotgun sequence, one DNA window encodes the following:
- the ZNF35 gene encoding zinc finger protein 35, with product MTAELREAMALAPWGSVTVKKEEEEEENFLGQASSQQVHSENIKVWAPGESPQTGLVISEQEEKDPNMFWNMAVVLKATQEAPPASALGTCSLSGTLAKSEILETHGNMTSLGAETKNPQLLVPKTEICDEAEKPCIMPGRIQKVNPPEPELGEACEKGNLLKKQRIKREKKDFRQVTVKDCHVPESFKVEENQKCQESGERYSLSSSSVKNQKSQPGQKPFTCSVCGKGFSQSANLVVHQRIHTGEKPFECHECGKAFIQSANLVVHQRIHTGQKPYVCSKCGKAFTQSSNLTVHQKIHSLEKTFKCSECEKAFSYSSQLARHQKVHITEKCYECNECGKTFTRSSNLIVHQRIHTGEKPFACNDCGKAFTQSANLIVHQRSHTGEKPYECKECGKAFSCFSHLIVHQRIHTAEKPYDCSECGKAFSQLSCLIVHQRIHSGDLPYVCNECGKAFTCSSYLLIHQRIHNGEKPYTCNECGKAFRQRSSLTVHQRTHTGEKPYECAKCGAAFISNSHLMRHHRTHLVE from the exons ATGACTGCAGAACTGAGAGAGGCCATGGCCTTAGCCCCCTGGGGCTCAGTGACAgtgaaaaaggaggaggaagaggaagaaaacttcCTAGGTCAGGCATCTAGCCAACAAGTGCACTCGGAGAACATCAAAGTCTGGGCTCCTGGGGAAAGTCCCCAGACAGGCCTTGTCATATCAGAACAGGAGGAAAAG GATCCAAACATGTTCTGGAACATGGCTGTAGTCCTGAAAGCAACACAGGAGGCACCTCCTGCCTCAGCCCTTGGCACCTGCTCATTATCAGGGACTCTGGCCAAGAGTGAGATACTGGAGACACATGGGAACATGACCTCTCTAG GTGCTGAAACCAAGAACCCACAGTTACTGGTTCCAAAAACTGAGATATGTGATGAAGCAGAAAAACCCTGCATAATGCCAGGAAGAATCCAGAAAGTTAATCCTCCAGAACCTGAGTTAGGAGAAGCCTGCGAAAAAGGGAACCTGTTAAAGAAGCAGAGAatcaagagggaaaagaaagatttcagaCAAGTGACAGTGAAGGACTGTCATGTACCTGAAAGCTTCAAAGTAGAGGAAAACCAGAAATGTCAGGAATCTGGGGAAAGGTATAGCCTTAGTTCTAGCTCtgttaaaaatcagaaaagcCAGCCTGGACAGAAGCCTTTTACATGTAGTGTGTGTGGAAAAGGCTTTAGTCAGAGTGCAAACCTCGTAGTGCATCAGCGAATCcacacaggggagaagccctTTGAATGTCATgagtgtgggaaggccttcaTTCAGAGTGCAAACCTTGTTGTGCATCAGCGAATCCACACTGGACAGAAGCCGTATGTCTGTTCaaaatgtgggaaagccttcactCAGAGTTCAAATCTGACCGTACATCAAAAAATCCACTCCTTAGAAAAAACCTTTAAGTGTAGTGAATGTGAGAAAGCCTTCAGTTATAGCTCACAACTTGCTCGGCACCAGAAAGTCCACATTACAGAAAAATGCTATGAATGTAATGAGTGTGGGAAAACATTTACTCGGAGCTCAAACCTCATTGTCCACCAGAGGAtccacactggggagaagccctTTGCCTGTAACGATTGTGGCAAAGCCTTCACCCAGAGTGCAAACCTTATTGTGCATCAGCGAAGCCATACTGGTGAGAAGCCATATGAGTGtaaagaatgtggaaaagcctttagtTGTTTTTCGCACCTTATTGTGCACCAGAGAATTCACACTGCAGAGAAACCTTATGATTGCAGTGagtgtggaaaagccttcagTCAGCTCTCTTGCCTTATTGTGCATCAGAGGATTCACAGTGGAGATCTCCCTTATGTGTGTAATgagtgtgggaaggccttcaCGTGTAGCTCCTACCTGCTTattcatcagagaattcataaTGGGGAGAAACCTTACACATGCAATGAGTGTGGCAAGGCCTTCCGGCAGAGGTCGAGTCTCACTGTGCACCAGAGAacccacactggggagaagccctacGAGTGTGCCAAGTGTGGTGCAGCTTTCATTTCTAACTCGCACCTCATGCGACACCACAGAACTCATCTTGTTGAGTGA